One window of Papaver somniferum cultivar HN1 chromosome 9, ASM357369v1, whole genome shotgun sequence genomic DNA carries:
- the LOC113314041 gene encoding gibberellic acid methyltransferase 2-like translates to MYHQFYYKVTRNTSFLCLSCIISLNFSMQQHKTNYSPSPSASTLLFDSLSRSLILGFMMKGEYGHHSCTSGGLLKILCMQGGDDDGSYARNSEAPASAISLSKPILLKGIESMKLFDGDANECLRIADLGCATGYNTLATIDLIVDTLMKRYQEEYNYEPEFEAFFSDLPSNDFNSLFKSFQQFDDTSEKRRYYSAGVPGSFYHRLFPRRKLHVAASLSALHWLSKIPDSVLEKKSEAWNKGRAWIDGAKKEVVEAYSKQSMEDLEAFLQSRREEIVEGGLLFILMAGRPGSQKPENQLGDPDSRAKHPFTNSMDQAWEDLLQEGLIDEETRDTFNIPTYMRSTDEVYTAFHRCGGFEIQRLEYERIVEHSKEKQEEWIKDPKSYGKSKANLVRATLKPIVESHIGPKLSEELFKRFEKRASEDTAMLHKTCFYGVIVICAIRIKNDKYKIISESSD, encoded by the exons ATGTATCATCAGTTTTACTATAAAGTAACTAGAAACACatccttcttatgtttgagctGCATTATTTCTTTAAATTTCTCCATGCAACAACACAAAACAAACTACTCTCCATCTCCCTCTGCCTCTACTTTACTCTTTGATTCTCTTTCTCGCTCTCTTATTCTTGGATTCATGATGAAGGGTGAATACGGCCATCATAGTTGCACTAGTGGTGGCCTACTCAAGATACTATGTATGCAAGGAGGAGACGATGATGGAAGTTATGCAAGGAATTCAGAAGCACCGGCGTCAGCTATTTCATTATCGAAACCGATACTACTAAAAGGTATCGAATCCATGAAACTTTTTGATGGAGATGCGAATGAATGTCTGAGAATTGCAGACTTGGGTTGTGCTACTGGTTACAATACTTTAGCCACAATTGACCTAATAGTTGACACCTTAATGAAACGATACCAAGAAGAATATAATTATGAACCCGAATTCGAAGCTTTTTTTTCAGATCTCCCATCCAATGATTTCAATTCTCTCTTTAAATCCTTTCAACAATTCGACGATACCAGTGAGAAAAGACGGTATTATTCCGCTGGTGTTCCTGGCTCCTTCTATCACCGCCTATTTCCTAGAAGAAAACTTCATGTTGCTGCAAGCTTAAGCGCATTGCATTGGCTATCTAAG ATACCTGATAGTGTATTAGAAAAGAAATCGGAAGCTTGGAACAAAGGTAGAGCTTGGATAGATGGAGCTAAGAAGGAAGTTGTTGAAGCTTATTCCAAACAGTCAATGGAAGATTTAGAAGCTTTTCTGCAGAGTCGAAGAGAGGAGATTGTCGAGGGAGGATTGTTGTTTATCTTAATGGCAGGAAGACCAGGTTCTCAGAAACCGGAAAACCAGTTAGGTGATCCAGATTCAAGAGCCAAACATCCATTTACTAACTCCATGGATCAAGCATGGGAAGATCTACTACAAGAG GGAttaattgatgaagagacaagaGATACGTTTAACATCCCAACATATATGAGAAGCACGGATGAAGTTTATACGGCATTTCACAGATGTGGTGGATTTGAGATTCAACGGCTAGAATACGAGAGAATTGTCGAACATTCCAAGGAGAAACAAGAAGAGTGGATAAAGGATCCCAAGTCCTATGGTAAATCCAAAGCCAACCTAGTTCGCGCTACTCTGAAACCAATTGTCGAGTCTCATATAGGGCCAAAGTTGTCAGAGGAGTTATTCAAAAGGTTCGAGAAGAGAGCTTCAGAAGATACTGCCATGCTTCATAAAACTTGTTTTTATGGTGTTATTGTAATTTGTGCAATCAGGATTAAGAatgataaatataaaataattagTGAATCAAGTGATTAG